The Enterobacter asburiae genome window below encodes:
- a CDS encoding CTP synthase C-terminal region-related (seleno)protein has product MEHLPVKTTLRIALVGDYNPSVIAHQAIPLAIDDAAAVLDLTADYDWLATTELTSPEDLVGYDAIWLVPASPYKNTEAAFIAARYARENGIPFLGTCGGFQHALIEYARNVLGWADAAHAETDTEGTMVIAPLACSLVEKTDAIELRKNTLIAKAYGKPEIEEGYHCNYGVSPAFSQALESGDMHVTGWDEQGEIRAAELVTHPFFVITLFQHERSALEGRPVVLVQAMLRAARG; this is encoded by the coding sequence ATGGAACACCTCCCGGTTAAAACGACGCTGCGCATTGCGCTGGTTGGCGATTACAATCCCAGTGTTATTGCGCATCAGGCGATCCCGCTAGCCATTGATGACGCCGCCGCAGTCCTTGACCTCACCGCCGATTACGACTGGCTTGCCACCACGGAGCTGACAAGCCCTGAAGATCTGGTGGGCTACGATGCCATCTGGCTGGTGCCTGCCAGCCCCTATAAAAACACCGAGGCGGCCTTTATCGCCGCGCGCTACGCCCGTGAAAACGGCATTCCATTCCTTGGCACCTGCGGCGGATTCCAGCACGCGCTGATTGAGTATGCCCGCAATGTGTTGGGCTGGGCCGATGCGGCACATGCCGAGACGGATACCGAAGGCACCATGGTGATTGCGCCGCTGGCCTGCTCGCTGGTGGAAAAAACCGATGCGATTGAGCTGCGCAAAAATACGCTGATCGCGAAAGCGTACGGCAAGCCGGAAATTGAAGAGGGTTATCACTGTAACTATGGCGTGTCGCCGGCGTTTTCCCAGGCGCTGGAAAGCGGTGATATGCACGTTACGGGCTGGGACGAACAGGGGGAAATTCGCGCCGCAGAGCTGGTTACGCATCCGTTCTTCGTGATCACCTTATTCCAGCATGAGCGTAGTGCGCTGGAGGGACGCCCGGTCGTGCTGGTTCAGGCGATGCTGCGCGCGGCGCGCGGGTAA
- a CDS encoding DUF488 domain-containing protein yields MIQCKRVYEQAGPDDGYRVLVDKLWPRGIKKTDLAYDEWCKALTPSNELREAFHSETIDFAAFSKAYREELAQHADEGMRLATLANRQTVTLLFAAKDTKQNHALVLADWLRHL; encoded by the coding sequence ATGATTCAATGCAAACGCGTATACGAGCAGGCTGGCCCGGACGACGGCTATCGGGTGCTGGTGGACAAGCTGTGGCCGCGCGGGATTAAAAAAACGGACCTTGCCTATGATGAATGGTGTAAAGCACTCACGCCCTCGAATGAATTACGTGAGGCCTTTCATAGCGAAACCATTGATTTTGCCGCCTTCAGTAAGGCCTATAGGGAAGAGCTGGCGCAGCATGCTGACGAGGGAATGCGTCTTGCGACGCTGGCGAACAGGCAGACTGTCACCCTGCTCTTTGCTGCCAAAGACACAAAGCAGAATCACGCCCTGGTATTAGCCGACTGGCTGCGCCATCTTTGA